A region from the Arachis ipaensis cultivar K30076 chromosome B01, Araip1.1, whole genome shotgun sequence genome encodes:
- the LOC107629695 gene encoding uncharacterized protein At1g04910, producing MDVGSKVWSLRSFLCSKQPQLLHPDKNNNSNGSISNHNHNHHSHMCWRSSVAKPTSWSMVCGFMLFGLGLISLLTGHMASHVEWYSQRFVHRTLHSAQDGSERAPIDIWESQYSRYYYGCKERGRNFAPAVSERKSNGYLLIATSGGLNQQRTGITDAVVVARILNATLVVPELDHHSFWKDDSDFNNIFDINWFITYLAKDITIVKRVPDKVMRSMDKPPYTMRVPRKSEPEYYHDQVLPILLRRRVLQLTKFDFRLANDLDDELQRLRCRVNYHALRYTKPIRQFGQKLVMRMRKMANRFIAVHLRFEPDMLAFSGCYFGGGEKERQELGEIRKRWTTLPDLSPDGERKRGKCPLTPHEVGLMLRALGFANDTYLYVASGEIYGGDETMQPLKDLFPNIYTKEMLAGEELKPFLPFSSRLAAIDYIVCDESNVFVTNNNGNMAKILAGRRRYMGHKRTIRPNAKRLSTLFMERHQMDWDTFAEKVKASQRGFMGEPDEIRPGRGEFHEYPSICICEKPYIDQALGEDVFRPPKLAAENLTVKEDSSLDEENEDSIRLPKQSVGRARRW from the exons ATGGATGTTGGCAGCAAAGTTTGGAGCTTGAGGAGCTTCTTGTGTTCAAAGCAACCTCAGTTGCTGCACCCTGATAAAAATAACAATAGTAATGGGAGCATTAGCAACCACAACCATAACCACCATAGCCATATGTGTTGGAGATCCAGCGTGGCGAAACCCACATCGTGGTCCATGGTTTGCGGGTTCATGCTGTTCGGGTTGGGTCTAATCTCACTCTTAACGGGTCACATGGCTTCTCATGTTGAATGGTACTCCCAAAGATTCGTCCATCGCACTCTCCACTCAGCACAG GATGGAAGTGAGCGTGCGCCAATTGATATTTGGGAATCACAGTATTCTAGGTATTACTATGGATGTAAAGAAAGGGGGCGTAATTTTGCTC CTGCTGTATCCGAGCGTAAGTCAAATGGCTACTTGCTTATAGCAACAAGTGGAGGACTGAACCAACAAAGAACTGGG ATTACGGATGCCGTTGTTGTTGCACGAATTCTTAATGCTAcattagttgtaccggagttggaTCATCATTCGTTTTGGAAGGATGATAG TGACTTCAACAATATTTTTGATATAAATTGGTTCATTACATATCTTGCAAAGGATATTACCATTGTTAAAAGAGTTCCTGATAAGGTCATGCGATCAATGGATAAACCTCCATATACAATGCGTGTCCCGAGGAAATCCGAACCTGAATATTATCATGATCAAGTTTTGCCAATACTCCTGAGACGACGG GTTTTGCAATTGACGAAGTTTGACTTTAGACTAGCAAATGACCTAGATGATGAACTACAACGATTACGTTGCCGTGTTAATTATCATGCTCTGAGATACACGAAACCTATACGACAGTTTGGTCAAAAACTTGTTATGAGAATGCGAAAGATGGCAAACCGTTTTATAGCCGTCCATTTGAG GTTTGAGCCAGATATGCTGGCATTTTCAGGTTGTTATTTTGGTGGGGGTGAAAAAGAAAGACAAGAGCTCGGGGAAATCAGAAAAAGGTGGACAACGTTGCCT GATTTGAGCCCTGATGGAGAGCGAAAGCGTGGAAAATGTCCTCTTACTCCTCATGAGGTGGGGTTGATGCTCCGAGCACTTGGTTTTGCAAATGATACCTACCTATATGTTGCATCAGGAGAAATATACGGAGGGGATGAGACCATGCAGCCTCTGAAAGATCTTTTCCCCAACATCTATACAAAAGAGATGCTTGCAGGGGAAGAGCTGAAACCTTTTCTTCCATTCTCTTCCCGCCTTGCTGCTATTGACTACATTGTGTGCGATGAAAGCAATGTATTTGTCACTAACAACAATGGCAACATGGCCAAGATTCTTGCCGGTCGAAG GAGGTATATGGGTCACAAAAGAACTATCAGACCAAATGCCAAGAGGCTTAGCACTCTGTTCATGGAGCGGCATCAGATGGACTGGGACACTTTCGCCGAAAAGGTTAAGGCATCTCAACGAGGATTCATGGGAGAGCCAGATGAGATCAGGCCTGGACGCGGCGAGTTTCATGAGTATCCAAGTATTTGTATATGTGAGAAACCATATATTGATCAAGCACTCGGTGAAGATGTGTTCCGGCCTCCTAAACTTGCAGCTGAAAACCTGACAGTGAAAGAGGATTCCTCATTGgatgaagaaaatgaagatagtATTCGACTACCTAAGCAAAGTGTAGGAAGGGCCAGAAGGTGGTAA